The following coding sequences are from one Tachysurus vachellii isolate PV-2020 chromosome 7, HZAU_Pvac_v1, whole genome shotgun sequence window:
- the acadvl gene encoding very long-chain specific acyl-CoA dehydrogenase, mitochondrial yields MLVRNVAQKALCNAVLRVPQSMSGVQRQAGAVVAVKNLRPYVSQSAEAVLGKSAIGSDVVTNAERVDKKAANVESKSFAVNMFKGQISTSQVFPFPTVLNEEQSEFLRELVGPCSKFFEEVNDPAKNDQLEKVEDHTMEGLKEMGAFGLQVPADLGGVGLSNTQYARLVEIVGMHDLGVGITLGAHQSIGFKGILLFGNKQQKEKYLPKLASGETIAAFCLTEPSSGSDAASIRSVAVPSPCGKYFTLNGSKIWISNGGLAEIFTVFAKTPLKDEKTGEMKDKITAFVVERSFGGVTHGPPEKKMGIKASNTAEVYFENVRVPAECVLGEVGGGFKVAMNILNNGRFGMAAALSGTMKGVLAKAVDHAANRTQFGNKIHNYGVIQEKMARMAMMQYVTESMAYMVSGNMDSGATDFQIEAAISKIFASEAAWTVTDECIQILGGMGFMKDAGVERVMRDLRIFRIFEGTNDILRLFVALNGFQNAGNQLKNLQKALKSPFSNAGLLAGEITKRAKRKAGMSTGLTLQGSVHPELAHSGTLAVQAIEQFGEVIEELLLKHGKRIVDEQFVLKRVADCAIDLYAMVVVLSRASRSLSQGHSSAQHEKMLCETWCTEAHDRIMQDIKFLRSGTSKQIFKNLRAISAAVVENGGVVSPHPLGF; encoded by the exons ATGCTGGTACGTAACGTCGCTCAGAAGGCGCTGTGTAATGCTGTGCTTCGTGTGCCACAGTCCATGTCAGG AGTTCAACGCCAGGCAGGGGCTGTGGTAGCTGTGAAAAATTTGCGTCCTTATGTTAGCCAAAGTGCAGAG GCGGTTTTGGGGAAATCAGCAATTGGCAGTGATGTTGTCACTAACGCTGAAAGAGTGGACAAGAAGGCTGCCAATGTA gAGTCAAAATCCTTTGCTGTGAACATGTTTAAAGGGCAGATCAGCACTTCACAGGTGTTCCCATTTCCCACag TGCTGAATGAGGAGCAGTCAGAGTTTCTCAGGGAGCTGGTGGGACCTTGTTCGAAGTTTTTTGAA GAGGTAAATGACCCTGCTAAGAATGATCAGCTGGAGAAGGTAGAGGATCACACCATGGAGGGACTGAAGGAGATGGGAGCTTTTGGCCTGCAGGTGCCTGCTGATCTGGGTGGTGTAGGTCTCAGCAACACACAG TATGCCAGGCTGGTGGAGATCGTGGGCATGCATGACCTGGGCGTGGGCATCACTCTTGGCGCTCACCAGTCCATTGGCTTTAAGGGAATTCTCCTCTTTGGCAACAAGCAACAGAAAGAGAAGTACCTTCCCAAGTTAGCCTCAG GTGAAACAATTGCTGCATTTTGCCTGACTGAACCATCTAGTGGTTCAGATGCTGCTTCTATCAGGTCAGTTGCTGTTCCCTCACCCTGCGGAAAGTACTTCACCCTCAATGGAAGCAAAATTTGGATCAG TAATGGAGGCCTGGCTGAGATCTTTACGGTGTTTGCTAAGACTCCGTTGAAGGATGAGAAAACCGGAGAAATGAAGGACAAGATCACTGCATTCGTTGTTGAAAGAAGCTTCGGAGGAGTCACACA TGGCCCTCCAGAGAAGAAGATGGGCATCAAGGCCTCAAACACAGCAGAAGTGTATTTTGAGAATGTGCGTGTTCCAGCCGAGTGTGTCCTGGGGGAAGTTGGAGGAGGATTTAAGGTGGCTATGAATATCCTTAACAATGGGCGCTTTGGCATGGCTGCAGCACTGTCAGGAACCATGAAGGGTGTCCTCGCTAAAGCA GTGGACCATGCGGCTAACAGGACTCAGTTCGGTAACAAAATCCACAACTATGGAGTCATACAAGAGAAAATGGCCAGAATGGCCATGATGCAGTATGTTACAGAG TCTATGGCCTACATGGTCAGTGGGAATATGGACAGTGGAGCAACAGATTTCCAGATCGAGGCTGCCATCAGTAAAATCTTTGCCTCT GAAGCAGCATGGACGGTGACTGATGAGTGCATTCAAATTTTGGGTGGAATGGGTTTTATGAAg GACGCTGGTGTCGAGAGAGTCATGCGAGACCTGCGAATCTTCCGTATCTTTGAGGGCACCAACGACATTCTGCGACTCTTTGTGGCGCTCAACGGCTTCCAG AATGCAGGGAATCAGCTGAAGAACTTACAAAAAGCTCTGAAAAGTCCATTCAGCAACGCTGGTTTGTTGGCTGGGGAGATTACCAAGCGTGCCAAAAG GAAGGCTGGCATGAGTACAGGCCTCACACTGCAGGGAAGCGTCCACCCGGAACTGGCTCACAGCGGCACTCTG GCAGTTCAAGCCATCGAGCAGTTTGGAGAGGTTATAGAAGAGCTGCTTCTTAAACATGGCAAGAGGATTGTTG ATGAGCAGTTTGTGCTAAAGCGAGTTGCAGACTGTGCTATTGATTTGTATGCTATGGTTGTGGTGCTTTCCAG GGCCTCCAGATCTTTGAGTCAAGGTCACTCATCTGCTCAGCATGAGAAGATGCTTTGTGAAACCTGGTGCACTGAG GCTCATGATAGAATCATGCAGGACATCAAGTTCCTGAGGTCTGGTACATCCAAGCAGATCTTCAAGAACCTGCGTGCCATTTCTGCAGCTGTGGTAGAGAACGGAGGGGTGGTTTCTCCTCATCCACTGGGcttttaa